A section of the Dictyoglomus sp. genome encodes:
- a CDS encoding DUF47 domain-containing protein yields the protein MKEDKWKKIWEDLKPQIGSFAKKAGETIVDLAKTLGKESWKLARIGALKAEILSLESSIREVYKNIGERAYNLYKEGKDISKESFLELFGKIDKLNKDIEYKKEEIKRIAEEEKLEPEDVEKIPPSEDGEKA from the coding sequence ATGAAAGAAGATAAATGGAAAAAGATTTGGGAGGATTTAAAACCTCAAATTGGATCCTTTGCAAAAAAAGCGGGAGAAACAATAGTTGATTTAGCAAAGACTTTGGGTAAGGAATCTTGGAAGTTAGCAAGAATTGGAGCATTAAAAGCAGAGATTTTGAGTTTAGAAAGTTCTATAAGGGAAGTTTATAAAAATATTGGGGAAAGAGCTTATAATTTATATAAAGAAGGAAAGGACATAAGTAAAGAAAGTTTTTTAGAACTTTTTGGAAAAATTGATAAATTAAATAAAGATATTGAATATAAAAAAGAAGAAATTAAAAGAATAGCAGAAGAGGAAAAATTAGAACCAGAGGATGTAGAAAAGATTCCTCCTTCGGAAGATGGGGAAAAAGCTTAA
- a CDS encoding type II secretion system F family protein, whose translation MAKSFEYNARNIRGELVRGEIEAEDIREVANFLREKGLLPVKIEEKKKRGLFSLAFSKEEKPKKVKLNDLVIFTRQFATMINSGLSMATALKILAEQTESKALRTIVREIQKGVDEGMALSEALSKFPLVFSKLYTNMIKAAEASGTLDETLERLATTLEKQQELRGKIRSAMTYPVAILIFAILVTAGLLIFLVPTFANMFESLGAPLPLPTAIILKISIILRQNFLIVSGVFFSLIYGGFRAIKNPKIKEKIDAYLLKTPLLGSLIEKSAIVNFSRVFATQIKTGVPILQALELVSQTVGNSVFSKAIISASKRIREGEKIAPPLRDSKIFPPMVIHMISVGEESGNLELMLNKIGDFYERELANSIESLTSLIEPLMLVVIGGLAGGILISLYLPIFTMFQYIK comes from the coding sequence TTGGCTAAGTCCTTTGAATATAATGCAAGAAATATTAGGGGAGAATTAGTCAGAGGGGAAATAGAGGCGGAAGATATAAGAGAGGTAGCAAATTTCTTAAGAGAAAAAGGACTTTTACCTGTAAAGATTGAAGAAAAGAAAAAACGAGGTCTTTTCTCTCTAGCTTTCAGTAAAGAAGAAAAACCTAAAAAGGTAAAGTTAAATGATCTTGTTATATTTACAAGACAGTTTGCTACTATGATAAATTCAGGTTTATCTATGGCTACGGCGTTAAAGATTCTTGCGGAGCAAACAGAAAGTAAAGCATTAAGAACAATAGTTAGAGAGATACAAAAAGGTGTGGACGAAGGTATGGCTCTTTCTGAAGCTCTTAGCAAATTTCCTTTAGTTTTTTCAAAACTTTACACTAACATGATAAAAGCTGCAGAGGCATCAGGAACCTTAGATGAAACTCTTGAGAGATTAGCAACAACACTTGAAAAGCAACAAGAATTAAGAGGAAAGATAAGATCTGCAATGACTTATCCTGTAGCAATTTTGATCTTTGCAATTTTAGTTACCGCAGGGCTTTTAATATTCTTGGTTCCAACCTTTGCCAATATGTTTGAAAGTCTGGGTGCTCCATTACCTCTTCCTACTGCGATCATTTTAAAAATTAGCATAATTTTAAGACAGAATTTTTTAATAGTTTCAGGAGTATTCTTTAGTCTTATATATGGGGGATTTAGAGCAATAAAAAATCCAAAAATAAAAGAAAAAATAGATGCTTACCTTCTGAAAACTCCTCTTCTGGGGTCTCTTATAGAAAAAAGTGCTATAGTTAATTTCTCAAGAGTTTTTGCAACTCAAATAAAAACAGGAGTTCCTATTCTTCAAGCTTTAGAATTAGTATCTCAAACTGTAGGAAATAGTGTGTTTTCAAAGGCAATAATTAGTGCTAGTAAAAGGATAAGAGAAGGAGAGAAAATTGCTCCTCCTTTAAGAGATAGTAAAATTTTTCCTCCTATGGTGATTCATATGATATCAGTGGGAGAGGAATCTGGAAATTTAGAGTTAATGTTAAATAAAATTGGAGATTTCTATGAAAGAGAATTGGCGAATTCCATAGAAAGCTTGACTTCTCTTATTGAACCTTTAATGTTAGTAGTAATTGGTGGGCTTGCAGGAGGAATACTTATTTCTCTCTATCTTCCCATATTTACTATGTTCCAATATATAAAATGA
- a CDS encoding prepilin-type N-terminal cleavage/methylation domain-containing protein → MLKNGFTLVELLIVIIIIAILSIVGIGGYYNFIEKGRENTAVNALRVLHTSIEMYSTDTKGIYPRANSLNELKEAIKKYLPGGEMPQNPYNNMPYSDENNNYYRITYTYDPVENSYTLIVRNRYNYKRLLLLSNRIVIMGER, encoded by the coding sequence ATGCTTAAAAATGGTTTTACTTTAGTGGAACTTCTTATAGTTATAATTATTATTGCTATATTATCAATAGTAGGAATTGGCGGGTACTATAACTTTATAGAAAAAGGAAGAGAAAATACTGCAGTAAATGCATTAAGAGTTTTACATACCTCTATTGAGATGTATTCTACAGACACAAAGGGTATTTATCCTAGAGCAAATTCTCTTAATGAGTTAAAAGAAGCGATAAAAAAGTATCTTCCAGGGGGAGAAATGCCCCAAAATCCTTATAATAATATGCCCTATTCTGATGAAAATAACAATTATTACAGAATAACATATACTTATGACCCAGTAGAAAATTCATATACATTGATAGTAAGGAATAGGTATAATTATAAAAGACTATTGCTTCTTTCAAATAGAATTGTTATTATGGGAGAGAGATAA
- the uvrB gene encoding excinuclease ABC subunit UvrB, translating to MSRFILVSEFKPCGDQPQAIEKLTEGIKRGYKFQTLVGVTGSGKTFTMANIIANVQKPTLVIAPNKTLAAQLYGEFKEFFPYNAVEYFVSYYDYYQPEAYIPQTDTYIEKDADINDRIDRLRHSTTSSLLSRRDVIVVASVSCIYGLGSPEDYEHMVFRIRLEEEFPRDKLLRRLVKLQYQRNDYEFIRGRFRVRGDVVEIFPIGSETAIRIEYFGDYIERISEFDPISGKRTIDLKEVWIYPATHYVAPPEKMERALESIKKELEERLEELKRQGKFLEAKRLEARTLYDLELLQEIGYCKGIENYSRHFDGRLPGEPPYTLLDYFPDDYLLFIDESHLTIPQLRGMYHGDRSRKFNLVEYGFRLPSAYDNRPLTFEEFLERVNQVIFVSATPAEFEFSVSEQVVEQLIRPTGLLDPEIEVHPTKGQIEHLISQIKEVVERGERVLVTTLTKRTAEDLAEYLSDLGMKVTYLHSEIETLERTGILQDLRAGKFDVLVGINLLREGLDLPEVSLIAILDADREGFLRSERSLIQIMGRAARNINGKVIMYADTITESMAKAIAETERRRKIQMEYNKTHGIVPKSIKKSLKEVFQFAEALMENKVDYKMISKELEKEEIEEMILELEKAMYEAAGNLDFEKAAQLRDQIKELKEILKKKSLK from the coding sequence ATGTCAAGATTTATATTGGTATCGGAGTTTAAACCTTGTGGAGATCAGCCTCAGGCTATAGAAAAACTTACCGAGGGAATAAAAAGAGGATATAAATTCCAGACTTTAGTAGGAGTTACAGGGTCTGGAAAAACTTTTACTATGGCAAATATTATCGCTAATGTTCAGAAACCTACATTAGTTATTGCTCCTAACAAAACCTTAGCTGCCCAATTATATGGTGAATTTAAGGAATTCTTTCCTTATAATGCAGTAGAATATTTTGTCAGTTATTATGACTATTATCAGCCTGAGGCATACATACCTCAGACAGATACATACATAGAAAAGGATGCTGATATAAACGACAGAATAGATAGATTAAGACACAGCACTACAAGTTCTCTTCTAAGTAGAAGAGATGTTATAGTTGTTGCTAGTGTTTCCTGTATATACGGTCTTGGCTCTCCTGAAGATTATGAGCATATGGTATTTAGAATAAGATTAGAAGAAGAATTTCCAAGGGATAAGCTCTTGAGAAGGTTAGTTAAACTTCAATATCAAAGAAATGATTACGAATTTATTCGAGGAAGATTTAGGGTAAGAGGAGACGTAGTAGAAATCTTTCCAATAGGATCTGAAACTGCAATAAGAATAGAATATTTTGGAGATTATATAGAGAGGATATCAGAATTTGATCCTATTTCAGGTAAAAGAACAATAGATCTAAAAGAAGTTTGGATTTATCCTGCAACCCATTATGTTGCTCCTCCTGAGAAGATGGAAAGAGCTTTAGAATCTATAAAAAAAGAGTTGGAAGAAAGATTAGAAGAATTGAAAAGACAAGGAAAATTTTTAGAAGCCAAAAGATTAGAAGCAAGAACCCTTTATGATCTAGAACTCTTGCAGGAAATTGGATATTGTAAAGGAATAGAAAATTATTCAAGACATTTTGATGGAAGACTTCCTGGAGAACCTCCATACACTCTTTTGGATTATTTCCCCGATGACTATCTTCTCTTTATAGATGAATCTCATCTTACAATTCCTCAGCTTAGGGGAATGTATCATGGGGATAGATCAAGAAAATTTAATCTTGTGGAATATGGATTTCGTTTACCTTCTGCCTATGATAATCGCCCACTAACCTTTGAGGAGTTCCTAGAAAGAGTAAATCAAGTTATCTTTGTATCTGCAACTCCTGCAGAGTTTGAGTTTTCAGTGTCGGAACAGGTAGTGGAGCAATTAATAAGACCTACAGGACTTCTTGATCCAGAAATTGAGGTTCATCCCACAAAGGGACAAATTGAACACTTAATTTCTCAAATTAAAGAAGTGGTAGAAAGGGGAGAGAGAGTTTTAGTAACTACGTTAACGAAAAGAACTGCGGAGGATCTTGCAGAATATCTTTCGGATCTCGGAATGAAAGTAACTTATTTGCATTCAGAGATAGAAACTTTAGAAAGAACAGGAATTCTTCAAGATTTAAGAGCTGGAAAATTTGATGTTCTTGTGGGGATTAATTTGTTAAGAGAAGGTTTAGATCTTCCTGAGGTATCTTTGATAGCTATCTTAGATGCGGATAGAGAGGGATTTTTAAGATCTGAAAGGTCTCTTATTCAAATTATGGGAAGGGCTGCGAGAAATATAAATGGAAAAGTAATAATGTATGCGGATACTATTACAGAATCTATGGCGAAAGCTATAGCAGAGACCGAAAGAAGAAGAAAAATTCAGATGGAATATAACAAGACCCATGGAATTGTTCCAAAAAGTATAAAAAAATCTTTGAAAGAGGTATTTCAATTTGCAGAGGCACTTATGGAAAATAAAGTTGATTATAAGATGATTTCCAAGGAGCTCGAAAAAGAAGAGATTGAAGAAATGATCTTGGAATTAGAAAAGGCTATGTATGAGGCTGCAGGAAATTTAGATTTTGAGAAAGCTGCTCAATTAAGGGATCAAATAAAGGAATTAAAAGAAATTCTTAAGAAAAAAAGCCTAAAATGA
- a CDS encoding type IV pilus twitching motility protein PilT, with the protein MPNFSMIDILQEAIKKNASDVHITVGVPPIFRIKGQLIPQSQYSPLTPQDTIELIFSLLTEENKQRFQEKRELDFSVGVKGEGRFRVNAFFQRNSVAAAFRLIPWQIPSFQELGLPVPVLKELASLPRGLILVTGPTGSGKSTTLASMIDYINTNFSKHIITIEDPIEYLHTHKKSIVNQREVGTDTHSFANALRSALREDPDVILVGEMRDLETTSIAITAAETGHLVMATLHTVDAVQSVERIVDQFPAHQQQQIRVQLSGVLQGVISQQLLPTKDGTRRVPAVEILIATPAVRSLIREAKTPQIYNVIQTSGKLGMQTMDQSLADLVRRNLVTEEVALQRAVNKEELIRLLWGEARR; encoded by the coding sequence ATGCCAAATTTTTCTATGATAGATATTTTACAAGAAGCTATTAAAAAGAATGCTTCTGATGTGCATATAACAGTAGGAGTCCCACCTATCTTTAGAATTAAAGGGCAGTTAATTCCTCAATCTCAATATTCTCCTTTGACTCCCCAGGATACTATTGAGTTAATATTTAGTCTTCTTACCGAAGAAAATAAACAAAGATTTCAAGAAAAAAGAGAATTAGATTTTTCTGTGGGAGTAAAGGGAGAAGGAAGATTTAGAGTTAATGCCTTTTTTCAAAGGAATAGTGTTGCAGCTGCTTTTAGACTTATACCTTGGCAAATTCCAAGTTTTCAGGAATTAGGTCTTCCTGTACCTGTACTTAAGGAATTAGCAAGTCTACCTAGAGGATTAATTTTAGTTACAGGGCCCACAGGAAGTGGAAAATCTACGACGTTGGCGTCAATGATTGATTACATAAATACAAACTTTAGTAAACATATAATAACTATTGAAGATCCTATAGAATATCTTCATACTCATAAAAAGTCCATAGTTAACCAGAGAGAAGTAGGAACAGATACTCATTCTTTTGCTAATGCTTTAAGATCTGCATTAAGGGAAGATCCTGATGTAATTTTAGTAGGAGAGATGAGAGATTTAGAGACAACTTCAATTGCTATTACTGCAGCAGAAACAGGGCATTTGGTTATGGCGACATTGCATACTGTAGACGCAGTCCAGAGTGTTGAAAGGATCGTAGATCAATTTCCAGCCCATCAGCAACAACAGATTAGAGTTCAGCTTTCTGGAGTTCTTCAAGGAGTAATATCTCAACAGTTATTACCCACAAAGGATGGAACAAGGAGAGTTCCTGCTGTTGAAATATTAATAGCTACTCCCGCGGTGAGAAGTTTGATTCGGGAAGCTAAGACTCCTCAAATTTATAATGTTATTCAAACAAGTGGGAAATTAGGAATGCAGACAATGGATCAGTCTTTAGCAGATTTGGTTAGAAGAAATCTTGTTACTGAGGAAGTTGCCCTTCAAAGGGCTGTTAACAAAGAAGAGCTTATAAGGCTTTTATGGGGTGAGGCCAGGAGGTGA
- a CDS encoding sigma-70 family RNA polymerase sigma factor, which produces MIDTNLKLLEEYKKNRDQKILEEIVRKNSNLVYYWAKKFTDYNEPLEDLIQEGYIGLIKAIENYDPEKGEFSTYASFFIRGEITHYLRDKVSRIKIPKTVKSLIFELEKIIYEFLEKEKRFPDTKEIAKRMNLKEEGVLELLRTREALYSLSLEDEDFEIDLSKIKSERLVSFQLPIEDRIALEQAINSLPEIQRKIIYYIFYYDLTQSEIAKNLKISQGQVSKLLKNALKKLKEILTKEIF; this is translated from the coding sequence ATGATTGATACTAATTTAAAACTTTTAGAAGAATATAAAAAAAATAGGGATCAAAAGATTTTAGAAGAGATAGTTAGGAAAAACAGTAATTTAGTGTATTATTGGGCAAAAAAATTTACTGATTATAATGAACCTCTTGAGGATTTAATTCAAGAAGGATATATTGGTCTTATTAAAGCTATAGAAAATTATGATCCTGAAAAGGGAGAATTTTCAACATATGCATCTTTTTTTATAAGAGGAGAGATCACTCACTATTTAAGAGATAAAGTTTCTAGGATTAAAATACCGAAAACTGTTAAAAGTCTGATTTTTGAATTGGAAAAGATTATTTACGAATTCTTAGAAAAAGAAAAACGATTTCCAGATACAAAAGAAATTGCAAAAAGAATGAATTTAAAAGAAGAAGGAGTATTGGAATTATTAAGAACAAGAGAAGCTCTTTATTCTTTATCCTTAGAAGATGAAGATTTTGAAATAGATCTATCTAAGATAAAGAGTGAAAGATTAGTTTCCTTTCAACTTCCTATCGAAGATAGGATTGCTTTAGAACAGGCTATAAATTCTCTCCCAGAGATTCAAAGAAAAATAATTTACTATATTTTTTATTACGACCTTACCCAATCAGAAATTGCAAAAAACTTAAAAATTTCTCAAGGACAAGTATCAAAATTACTAAAAAATGCACTAAAAAAATTAAAAGAAATATTAACTAAGGAAATTTTTTAA
- the radC gene encoding DNA repair protein RadC, whose amino-acid sequence MGKKLKDLPKNEKPRERFLHYGGQSLSDSELLAIILRTGSRNLSVLDLAQNILSEFGSLKRLSEIGIGELIKYPGIGITKAIQIKASIELGKRILLDKREFFQESIQNPESAYRLFQEDFLNLFEEHLFCAYLNTKNNCLSKRLIAKGNLNVVYAQPREILRYALQENAVKIILAHNHPSGDITPSEEDIIFTKRIIEAGKIIGLEVLDHLIIGNNRFLSLKEKNYI is encoded by the coding sequence ATGGGGAAAAAGCTTAAGGATCTTCCAAAGAATGAAAAACCAAGAGAAAGATTTCTTCATTATGGAGGACAAAGTTTATCTGACTCTGAACTTCTTGCTATAATTTTAAGGACTGGTAGTAGGAATTTATCGGTATTGGATCTTGCTCAAAATATTTTATCGGAATTTGGAAGTTTAAAAAGGCTTTCAGAGATTGGGATTGGAGAGTTGATAAAATATCCAGGGATTGGTATTACAAAAGCTATTCAAATTAAGGCAAGTATTGAACTGGGAAAAAGGATTTTATTAGATAAAAGGGAATTCTTTCAAGAAAGTATTCAAAATCCTGAGTCCGCATATAGACTTTTTCAGGAAGACTTTTTAAATCTCTTTGAGGAACATCTTTTTTGTGCCTATTTAAACACAAAAAATAACTGTTTAAGTAAAAGACTTATTGCAAAAGGGAATTTAAATGTAGTTTATGCTCAGCCAAGGGAAATTTTAAGATATGCTCTTCAAGAAAATGCTGTGAAAATAATATTAGCTCATAATCATCCCTCTGGTGATATTACTCCCAGTGAAGAAGATATAATATTTACCAAAAGGATAATAGAAGCAGGAAAAATAATAGGGTTAGAAGTTTTAGATCATTTGATTATAGGAAATAACAGATTTTTGAGTTTAAAGGAAAAAAATTATATTTAA
- a CDS encoding type II secretion system GspH family protein has protein sequence MREKGFTLIELMVVIVIIAILAAVALPNFMGATEKARESAVRSAVKTIQTSLEMYATDNQGYYPTATQFTSTAFKSYLPGREFPKNPSTNQPYAFGNPSGNSVLSNENAYRIRYDSDGTTYTITGFAKDNTKTVIQVSSQGTTQ, from the coding sequence ATGAGAGAAAAGGGATTTACTCTTATTGAGTTAATGGTTGTTATTGTAATTATTGCCATTTTGGCTGCAGTAGCTCTTCCAAACTTTATGGGAGCAACTGAGAAAGCAAGGGAATCTGCGGTAAGAAGTGCAGTAAAGACAATTCAGACATCTCTTGAAATGTATGCGACAGATAATCAAGGATATTATCCTACAGCAACCCAATTTACTTCTACTGCTTTCAAGAGTTATCTACCAGGCAGAGAATTTCCCAAGAATCCATCAACAAATCAACCATATGCCTTTGGTAACCCAAGTGGAAACAGTGTACTCAGTAACGAAAACGCATATAGAATTAGATATGATTCCGATGGAACCACCTATACTATAACAGGATTTGCAAAAGATAACACAAAGACAGTAATTCAAGTTTCTAGCCAAGGAACAACACAATAG
- the polA gene encoding DNA polymerase I encodes MEQKTFWELVEERKEEKVLVIDASSIIYRVYYALPSLKTKSGEMTNALYGFIRIFLNAIDEFKPNYLVSAFDLPQPTFRHKIYKEYKAQRPTMGDDLRRQIPWIKEFLRIINIPILEEPGLEADDLIATVVCQNKDKKIYILSGDLDLLQLVSENCFLIHPQRGITEFNIYDESKVKERFGVLPWKLPLFKVLVGDNSDNIPGIPGIGPKRAVKILEKVSSLETLKFSLRDIDEDIKKNIEENWDILERNIRLVSLKILPKKITLKPYDENELKKEELLRFLERFEMKSLIAKIFPHMETSPIVLSSVPDPDDFEKMIEKEGVFAFKFLGDKSLDGLSFSFKEKEGYYLSSLDLEKYRDSLERIFASSNIEKIGSYIQKDLSLFPLKISGKIFDVSIASYLLNPERQNHSLPVLIAEYFGETKVLPQTFSGYLIPLKEILEKRLQEEELEKIFWEIEIPLIPVLYSMEKFGIKVDISYIKELSREWGERLLKIEEEIYQLAGVKFNINSPKQLSEVLYERLKLPTRKKGKTGYSTSQETLQELINYHPIVRKVLEYREFYKLKSTYVDSIPSLINPKTQRLHSSFNPTGTSTGRLSSSEPNLQNIPIRSEEGKKIRRAFIPEEGWYFISLDYSQIELRILAHLSGEEKLIKAFLEDKDIHRRTASEIFGIPEDKIDDNLRAKAKAVNFGIIYGITPKGLSEATGLSIEECEKFIEKYFQHYPKVKEYIEESIKTAREKGYVKTLLGRKRYLPEINSANRQLRQLSERIAINSPIQGTSADIIKLSMIEIYKELEKRNLKSRILLQIHDELILEAPEEEIDLIGKIAKEKMENVISLSVPLKVELSIGKNWAELK; translated from the coding sequence ATGGAACAGAAGACTTTTTGGGAGTTAGTTGAGGAGAGAAAAGAAGAAAAAGTTCTTGTTATTGATGCATCTAGTATAATTTATAGGGTATATTATGCCCTTCCTTCTCTTAAAACTAAAAGTGGGGAAATGACCAATGCTCTTTATGGATTTATAAGAATTTTTCTCAATGCTATTGATGAATTTAAACCAAACTACTTAGTATCTGCCTTTGATCTTCCTCAACCTACCTTTAGGCATAAGATTTATAAAGAATATAAGGCTCAAAGACCTACCATGGGTGATGATTTAAGACGACAAATTCCTTGGATAAAGGAATTTTTAAGAATTATAAATATCCCCATATTAGAGGAACCTGGTCTTGAAGCAGATGATTTAATTGCTACCGTAGTCTGTCAAAATAAAGATAAGAAGATATATATTCTTTCTGGAGATTTGGATCTTCTTCAACTGGTTTCAGAAAATTGCTTTCTTATTCATCCTCAGAGGGGAATAACTGAGTTTAATATATATGATGAATCTAAGGTTAAAGAAAGATTTGGAGTTTTACCATGGAAACTGCCCTTATTCAAGGTTTTAGTAGGAGATAATTCAGATAATATTCCAGGAATTCCAGGGATTGGTCCAAAAAGAGCAGTAAAAATTTTAGAAAAAGTATCTTCTTTAGAAACGTTAAAATTTAGTTTAAGAGATATTGATGAGGATATAAAAAAGAATATAGAAGAAAACTGGGATATATTAGAAAGAAATATAAGACTGGTATCTTTGAAAATTTTGCCCAAAAAAATTACTTTGAAGCCTTATGATGAAAATGAACTGAAGAAGGAGGAATTATTAAGATTTTTAGAGAGATTTGAGATGAAAAGTTTAATTGCAAAAATATTTCCACATATGGAAACTTCTCCTATTGTTTTGTCCTCTGTTCCTGATCCTGATGATTTCGAAAAAATGATTGAAAAAGAGGGGGTTTTTGCTTTTAAGTTCTTAGGAGATAAAAGTTTAGACGGACTTTCCTTTTCCTTTAAAGAGAAAGAGGGATATTATCTTTCTAGTTTAGATTTAGAAAAATATAGAGATTCATTAGAACGGATTTTTGCATCTTCAAATATAGAAAAAATTGGTTCTTATATTCAAAAGGATCTTTCCCTTTTTCCTTTAAAAATATCAGGTAAAATTTTTGATGTTAGTATTGCATCTTATCTTCTTAATCCCGAGAGACAAAATCATTCTCTTCCTGTACTCATTGCTGAATATTTTGGGGAGACAAAAGTTCTTCCTCAAACTTTTTCAGGATATCTCATCCCTTTAAAGGAAATATTAGAAAAAAGATTACAAGAAGAGGAATTGGAAAAAATATTTTGGGAGATTGAAATTCCGTTAATACCTGTTCTTTATTCTATGGAAAAATTTGGAATAAAAGTAGATATTTCGTATATTAAAGAGCTATCAAGGGAGTGGGGAGAAAGATTATTGAAAATTGAAGAAGAAATTTATCAACTAGCAGGGGTAAAATTTAACATAAATTCTCCAAAGCAACTTTCTGAGGTTTTATACGAAAGATTAAAACTTCCTACGAGAAAAAAGGGAAAAACAGGTTATTCAACCTCTCAAGAAACGCTTCAAGAACTTATTAATTATCATCCTATAGTAAGAAAAGTCCTAGAATATAGGGAATTTTATAAGCTAAAAAGCACTTATGTTGATTCTATTCCAAGCCTGATAAATCCGAAAACCCAAAGACTTCATAGTAGTTTTAATCCTACAGGAACATCTACAGGAAGGTTAAGTAGTAGTGAACCCAATCTTCAAAATATACCCATAAGAAGTGAAGAAGGTAAGAAGATAAGAAGAGCTTTTATTCCCGAAGAGGGATGGTATTTTATTTCCTTAGATTATTCTCAAATAGAATTGAGAATTCTTGCACATCTATCTGGAGAAGAAAAACTAATTAAAGCTTTTTTAGAAGATAAAGATATTCATAGAAGAACCGCATCGGAAATTTTTGGAATTCCCGAGGATAAAATAGACGATAATTTAAGAGCTAAGGCGAAGGCAGTAAATTTTGGAATAATTTATGGCATTACTCCTAAGGGTCTTTCGGAAGCAACAGGACTTTCTATAGAAGAATGTGAAAAGTTCATAGAGAAATATTTTCAACATTATCCAAAAGTTAAGGAATATATTGAAGAATCCATAAAAACTGCAAGGGAAAAGGGATACGTAAAGACATTATTGGGAAGAAAAAGATATCTTCCTGAAATAAATAGTGCTAATAGACAATTAAGACAACTTTCTGAAAGAATTGCTATAAATTCTCCTATTCAAGGAACTTCTGCTGATATTATTAAGCTTTCTATGATTGAAATTTATAAAGAATTAGAAAAAAGAAATCTAAAATCGAGAATTCTTTTGCAGATTCACGATGAACTAATATTGGAAGCTCCAGAGGAAGAAATAGATTTGATTGGAAAAATTGCAAAAGAAAAGATGGAAAATGTTATTAGTCTTTCTGTCCCATTAAAAGTGGAATTATCTATTGGGAAAAATTGGGCAGAACTAAAATAG
- the coaE gene encoding dephospho-CoA kinase (Dephospho-CoA kinase (CoaE) performs the final step in coenzyme A biosynthesis.): MFILGITGGISSGKSLVVNTLKSLGVCVISADEIVHSLLLQPYYLNKIREIFGDGVFDGEILNRKKLGKVIFSSEEKRKILNNLLHPPVLKIMKEEIEKNKGKKGILAFEVPLLFEVGIEDWFDEIWVVYCPFEKQIERLIKRENISYEEAIERIYSQMPMEEKIKKAHYIIDNSGSIENTINQVKERFYYIKRMVYNKNG; encoded by the coding sequence ATGTTTATTTTGGGAATTACTGGTGGAATTTCTTCAGGAAAGAGTCTTGTAGTTAATACATTAAAAAGTCTTGGAGTTTGTGTTATCAGTGCAGATGAGATTGTTCATTCTCTTCTCTTGCAACCTTATTATCTTAATAAAATTAGAGAAATCTTTGGAGATGGAGTTTTTGATGGCGAGATCTTAAATAGAAAAAAACTTGGGAAGGTTATTTTTTCTTCAGAAGAAAAGAGAAAAATTTTAAATAATCTTTTACATCCTCCTGTTCTTAAAATAATGAAAGAAGAAATAGAAAAAAATAAAGGAAAAAAAGGAATCCTGGCTTTTGAAGTTCCTCTGCTTTTTGAGGTAGGAATTGAAGATTGGTTTGATGAGATATGGGTAGTTTACTGTCCCTTTGAGAAGCAAATTGAGAGATTGATAAAAAGAGAGAATATTTCTTATGAGGAAGCTATAGAAAGAATATATTCTCAGATGCCTATGGAAGAAAAAATAAAAAAAGCTCATTATATAATAGATAACTCTGGGAGCATAGAAAATACAATAAATCAGGTAAAAGAAAGATTTTATTATATAAAAAGAATGGTTTATAATAAGAATGGATAA